One genomic segment of Mycolicibacterium gilvum includes these proteins:
- the mobF gene encoding MobF family relaxase codes for MVMTLHKLTAGDGYLYLVRQVAAADSTQRGRSTLADYYSAKGEAPGRWLGRGLRALSHAAPTDVSDEAREEHWTVQAGSEVGEEQMRALYGEGIHPNADRIMGYVAGRGMRAQRTAAQLGRRFLVYDGQPEFARRLAAAYRDYNAAAGRHWRTTIAAADRAVIRTRLAVELFAEQYGRPPADDRELSGFIARNTRARTTAVAGYDLTFSPVKSVSALWAIAPRSVSDQVEAAHDAAVADVLEWLQDQACFTRTGTGGVAQVDTEGLIAAAFTHRDSRAGDPDLHTHVAISNKVSHVDVNGVRRWLALDGQPLHRVTVAASELYNTRLEAHMIDRLAVPFVEQSRGRGKRPIREIDGISTELMSRWSSRRAAITARTAELAKQFQADHGREPTNVEIIALAQQATLESREAKHEPRSLAEQRHVWRTQAVEVLGRDGLHRMLAGVLTGSHRDRTTPVVDEEWVASRAGELIATVSKSRSTWQRHHVRAEALRIARSHGVAHDVALVERLTDTALGEAFSVPHARIADAELGEPVALRRRDSASVYSRHGVALYTSRDTLAAERRILDTAHRSDGRAATAADVELALADAAARGSPLNPGQAALVSEMATRGRRVALALAPAGTGKTTAMAVLAHAWRSSGGHVIGLAPTADAAIVLGADLGAVTDTLDKYVWCADPDKAAISGVPDWFQRVGPDTLIVVDEAGKAATAGLDAMITDALRKGASVRLVGDDGQLSSISAGGVLRDIAEATDALTLSEVVRFKSPAEAAAGLALHDADPAGIGFYIDHHRIHVGTDETAADMAYQAWRADLAAGADSILLAPTNDVINELNARARADRLAADPEAARAATVVLADQLHASVGDTIRTRKNKRRITIGRNDFVRNGYRYTITEVRTDGSVKARHLRSGRIVTLPADYIAEHVSLGYAATIDSAQGLTAGRRDTKGTCHIVGSDMLTRQHLYVAMTRATDENHLYLSTAEGDPHRLLCPKATHPDTAVDVLTRTLARDGAQVSATTEARRAEDPATRLQAAADMFYDALGAAAENQLSSGARDRLDAIADDVIPRLSQREAWPVLRRNLSVLAIGGADPRELLTEALAKGSVDDAADPAAVLDHRIDPAGTHSAGIGVLRWLPAIPPALADDPHWGAYLARREHLVEDLADQIRERARAWTNATAPAWARPLITVNPALTAEIAVFRAATGVEDADTRLTGARQYPVRTRAVQATLQRYAAADIGRRSADTTRWNDLIDAIDPHLRADAYWPQLATQLAQATRSTADLRQIITTAARQGPLPDELPAAALWWRIAGALSPTATLATTHSRLRPSWITDVDAVFGAALTETITSDPAWPGLVAAISAADPATWTPRDLLHVAAEHLADAADADHPIPPGDYARLITYTVDAFTHRLQARLGIDVEDLPTPQHAPPHPDEEALFPPDPESPFAEIDVAPPFDDHFDIAPPNYSFEYAFEELGDLQFGDLTANRPTPELGITMELVATLQQEYREVSARIKSLDSEIRAGNGPAMRAAADELLRMRHQVDADRPYALAVAAVMERWADADAAYNDTLRMIEHARTQLDLLRANPDADELDIASARRNVVFYTALLPEEPPSLQFQQALAQAQAARTAAAGGDKIVTEHDIVAARGDAERADLAARAQMRDRRQTLRRKLDRAERDVAGAFAAAQTATSDTLEQLLKSARSEVALLQVAGDADLTRTPLPIPPAALAAHEPHTADRLKSLAAQPYRLAVVRADTTDRETAAALYTLRSTANANDRKVLWLSTTDASAAPAREADLADTITTACRAERQISDQQWALPPGAIVIIDDPAAAEPDQLAEIAHHAAAADARVILLDPSNSRGPSSSALRLLTNSLPWNTTLTATPSSPVDPLLDAIPAVTLADRLGRTHLSESWRHVLTQYDNAVRAVRAAQRRNLSVGWRTPKATVDVPEHTVGAGVDD; via the coding sequence ATGGTGATGACATTGCACAAGTTGACCGCCGGGGACGGCTACCTGTACCTGGTGCGCCAAGTCGCGGCTGCCGATAGCACCCAGCGGGGCCGCTCCACGCTGGCCGATTACTACTCGGCCAAAGGGGAAGCACCCGGGCGTTGGTTGGGACGCGGCCTGAGAGCACTCTCGCACGCCGCGCCAACAGATGTCAGTGACGAAGCGCGGGAGGAACATTGGACGGTCCAGGCTGGCTCCGAGGTCGGCGAGGAGCAGATGCGCGCCCTGTACGGAGAGGGCATTCACCCCAACGCTGACCGCATCATGGGCTACGTCGCCGGACGCGGGATGCGCGCGCAGCGTACGGCCGCCCAGCTGGGTCGCCGGTTTTTGGTGTACGACGGTCAGCCCGAGTTCGCCCGCCGGCTGGCAGCGGCCTACCGCGATTACAACGCCGCGGCGGGCAGGCATTGGCGGACCACGATCGCGGCCGCTGACCGCGCGGTGATCCGCACCCGGCTGGCGGTGGAACTTTTCGCTGAGCAGTACGGCCGCCCCCCGGCCGATGACCGCGAGTTGTCGGGTTTCATCGCCCGCAACACCCGCGCCCGCACGACCGCCGTCGCGGGATATGACCTGACGTTCTCGCCGGTGAAATCGGTGTCGGCGCTGTGGGCCATCGCCCCGCGATCGGTGTCCGATCAGGTTGAGGCCGCTCATGATGCGGCGGTCGCCGACGTGTTGGAGTGGCTGCAGGATCAGGCCTGTTTCACCCGTACTGGCACTGGCGGTGTGGCCCAGGTCGACACCGAAGGACTCATCGCGGCAGCGTTCACCCACCGTGACTCTCGCGCCGGTGACCCCGACCTACACACTCACGTCGCGATCTCCAATAAGGTCTCCCACGTCGACGTCAACGGCGTGCGCCGATGGCTCGCCCTAGACGGTCAACCGCTGCATCGGGTGACTGTCGCGGCCTCGGAGTTGTACAACACCCGCCTCGAAGCCCACATGATCGACCGACTCGCGGTGCCGTTTGTCGAACAGTCCCGCGGACGCGGGAAACGACCGATCCGCGAGATCGACGGAATTTCAACAGAATTGATGTCGCGGTGGTCGAGTCGGCGCGCCGCAATCACCGCGCGCACCGCCGAGCTGGCCAAGCAGTTTCAGGCCGATCACGGCCGCGAACCCACCAACGTCGAAATCATCGCCCTGGCTCAACAAGCGACGCTGGAATCGCGCGAGGCCAAGCACGAGCCGCGATCGCTGGCCGAGCAGCGCCACGTGTGGCGCACCCAAGCCGTAGAAGTCCTCGGCCGCGACGGTCTGCATCGCATGCTGGCCGGTGTCCTGACCGGTTCCCACCGCGACCGCACCACACCCGTTGTCGACGAGGAATGGGTGGCATCGCGTGCTGGCGAACTAATCGCGACGGTGTCGAAATCACGCTCCACCTGGCAGCGTCACCACGTGCGCGCCGAAGCGCTGCGCATCGCGCGATCCCACGGCGTGGCGCACGATGTCGCATTGGTCGAACGTCTCACCGATACCGCTCTCGGAGAGGCGTTTTCGGTGCCGCACGCGCGCATCGCGGACGCCGAGTTGGGCGAGCCTGTCGCGTTGCGTCGCCGCGACAGTGCCAGCGTCTACTCCCGCCACGGCGTGGCGCTCTACACCAGCCGCGACACACTGGCCGCAGAGCGGCGCATCTTGGACACGGCGCACCGCAGCGACGGGCGCGCCGCCACCGCCGCGGACGTCGAGTTAGCGCTCGCAGATGCGGCGGCGCGCGGAAGCCCGCTCAACCCTGGCCAAGCCGCGCTTGTCTCAGAAATGGCCACCCGCGGACGCCGTGTCGCACTGGCGCTGGCGCCGGCTGGAACGGGCAAAACCACGGCCATGGCGGTGCTGGCGCATGCGTGGCGCAGCTCGGGTGGACATGTGATCGGTTTGGCCCCGACAGCCGACGCGGCGATCGTGCTCGGGGCCGACCTGGGTGCGGTCACCGACACCCTCGACAAGTACGTCTGGTGCGCCGATCCTGATAAGGCTGCAATCTCCGGCGTGCCCGACTGGTTTCAGCGGGTCGGTCCCGACACGCTCATCGTCGTTGACGAGGCCGGTAAGGCCGCCACAGCGGGCCTGGACGCGATGATTACCGACGCACTGCGCAAGGGCGCGAGCGTGCGCCTGGTCGGTGACGACGGCCAGTTGTCCTCCATCTCAGCCGGCGGTGTTCTGCGCGACATCGCCGAAGCGACCGACGCGCTCACCTTGAGTGAAGTCGTGCGGTTCAAGTCACCGGCCGAAGCCGCCGCCGGGCTCGCGCTGCACGACGCCGACCCGGCCGGCATCGGCTTCTACATCGACCACCACCGCATCCATGTCGGTACCGACGAGACCGCCGCCGACATGGCCTATCAGGCCTGGCGTGCCGACCTCGCGGCGGGCGCAGATTCCATCCTGCTCGCACCGACCAACGACGTCATCAACGAGCTCAACGCCCGCGCCCGCGCTGACCGCTTGGCCGCTGATCCCGAAGCGGCCCGCGCCGCCACGGTGGTGCTGGCCGATCAGCTGCACGCCAGCGTCGGAGACACCATCCGCACCCGAAAAAACAAACGCCGCATCACCATCGGGCGCAACGACTTCGTGCGCAACGGCTACCGCTACACCATCACCGAAGTCCGCACCGATGGCAGCGTGAAAGCCCGGCACCTGCGCAGCGGACGCATCGTCACGCTGCCCGCCGACTACATTGCCGAACACGTCTCGCTGGGCTACGCCGCCACCATCGACTCCGCCCAGGGCCTGACCGCAGGACGGCGTGACACCAAGGGCACCTGCCACATCGTCGGCTCAGACATGCTGACCCGCCAGCACCTCTACGTCGCGATGACCCGTGCCACCGACGAAAACCACCTGTACCTCTCCACGGCCGAAGGCGATCCCCACCGGCTGCTCTGCCCCAAGGCCACCCACCCCGACACCGCCGTGGACGTCCTGACCCGAACCCTGGCCCGCGACGGCGCCCAGGTGTCGGCCACCACCGAAGCCCGCCGCGCCGAAGATCCGGCGACTCGGCTACAGGCCGCGGCCGACATGTTCTACGACGCCCTCGGCGCGGCGGCCGAAAATCAGCTAAGCTCAGGGGCGCGGGACCGGTTGGACGCCATCGCTGATGACGTGATCCCCCGGCTGAGCCAGCGCGAAGCCTGGCCGGTGCTGCGGCGCAACCTGTCCGTCCTGGCGATCGGTGGTGCTGATCCCCGCGAGCTGCTGACCGAAGCACTGGCCAAGGGCAGCGTCGACGACGCCGCCGACCCCGCCGCGGTCCTCGATCACCGCATCGACCCCGCCGGCACCCACTCCGCGGGCATCGGGGTACTGCGCTGGCTTCCCGCCATCCCACCGGCACTGGCCGACGATCCGCACTGGGGTGCCTACCTGGCCCGCCGCGAGCACCTGGTCGAAGACCTTGCCGACCAGATCCGCGAGCGCGCGCGGGCATGGACCAACGCGACCGCCCCCGCCTGGGCGCGGCCATTGATCACCGTGAATCCGGCACTGACCGCCGAGATCGCGGTGTTCCGCGCCGCCACCGGCGTCGAGGACGCCGACACCCGCCTCACCGGCGCGCGCCAATACCCCGTCCGGACCCGCGCCGTTCAAGCCACCCTGCAGCGCTACGCCGCCGCCGACATCGGGCGCCGCAGTGCCGACACCACCCGATGGAACGACCTCATCGACGCCATCGACCCGCACCTGCGCGCCGATGCCTACTGGCCACAGCTGGCCACCCAACTCGCCCAGGCCACCCGCAGCACCGCCGACCTGCGACAGATCATCACCACCGCCGCCCGCCAAGGACCGCTGCCCGACGAGCTGCCCGCCGCCGCGCTCTGGTGGCGCATCGCCGGCGCCCTGTCCCCGACCGCCACACTGGCCACCACCCATTCGCGGCTACGGCCGTCCTGGATCACCGACGTCGACGCCGTGTTCGGTGCCGCGCTGACCGAAACCATCACCTCCGATCCAGCCTGGCCCGGGCTGGTCGCCGCCATCAGCGCCGCCGACCCGGCCACCTGGACCCCCCGCGACCTGCTCCATGTCGCCGCCGAACACCTCGCCGACGCCGCCGACGCCGACCACCCGATCCCGCCGGGCGACTACGCCCGCCTGATCACCTACACCGTCGATGCCTTCACCCACCGCCTGCAGGCGCGTCTGGGCATTGACGTCGAGGACCTCCCCACCCCCCAGCACGCCCCGCCCCACCCCGACGAGGAAGCACTCTTCCCGCCCGACCCGGAAAGCCCCTTCGCCGAGATCGACGTAGCTCCACCGTTCGACGACCACTTCGACATCGCCCCGCCCAACTACTCATTTGAATACGCGTTCGAAGAACTCGGAGATTTGCAATTCGGAGACCTCACAGCAAACCGCCCCACGCCGGAACTGGGCATCACCATGGAATTGGTCGCCACCCTGCAACAGGAATACCGCGAGGTCAGCGCAAGAATCAAAAGCCTGGATTCAGAAATTCGAGCAGGAAATGGCCCGGCTATGCGCGCCGCAGCCGACGAGCTGTTGCGGATGCGCCACCAGGTCGACGCCGATCGACCGTACGCGCTGGCTGTCGCCGCAGTGATGGAGCGGTGGGCCGATGCCGACGCCGCCTACAACGACACGCTGCGCATGATCGAGCACGCCCGCACTCAGCTCGATCTCCTGCGGGCCAACCCCGACGCCGACGAACTCGACATCGCCTCAGCCCGCCGAAATGTCGTGTTCTACACCGCACTACTCCCGGAGGAGCCGCCTTCGCTCCAGTTCCAGCAGGCCCTAGCCCAGGCACAAGCAGCGCGCACCGCGGCCGCCGGTGGAGACAAGATCGTCACCGAACATGACATTGTCGCCGCACGCGGTGACGCCGAGCGCGCGGACCTGGCCGCCCGCGCGCAGATGCGCGACCGCCGCCAGACGCTGCGCCGCAAGCTCGACCGCGCTGAGCGCGACGTCGCCGGTGCCTTCGCCGCCGCCCAGACCGCCACCTCCGACACTCTCGAGCAGCTGCTGAAATCGGCGCGCTCCGAAGTAGCCCTCCTCCAAGTGGCCGGCGACGCCGACCTCACCCGTACGCCCTTGCCCATCCCCCCGGCGGCCCTCGCAGCGCACGAGCCGCACACCGCGGACCGGCTCAAATCCTTGGCCGCGCAGCCCTATCGGCTCGCCGTCGTGCGCGCAGACACCACCGACCGCGAAACCGCTGCGGCGCTCTACACCCTGCGCAGCACAGCCAACGCCAACGACCGCAAAGTGCTCTGGCTCTCGACCACCGACGCCAGCGCGGCGCCCGCCCGCGAGGCCGATCTGGCCGACACCATCACCACCGCTTGTCGCGCCGAGCGCCAAATCAGCGACCAGCAATGGGCGCTACCGCCCGGAGCAATCGTCATTATCGACGACCCCGCGGCCGCCGAACCCGACCAGCTGGCCGAAATCGCCCACCACGCCGCAGCCGCAGACGCCCGAGTCATCCTCCTCGACCCCAGCAACAGTCGCGGCCCCAGCTCGTCGGCGCTCCGGCTGCTCACCAACTCCCTGCCGTGGAACACCACCCTTACAGCCACCCCGTCAAGTCCCGTAGATCCGCTGCTCGACGCCATCCCAGCCGTCACCTTGGCCGATCGCCTCGGCCGCACCCACCTCAGCGAGTCCTGGCGTCACGTGCTCACCCAATACGACAACGCAGTGCGCGCCGTGCGCGCCGCCCAACGTCGCAACCTCTCCGTGGGATGGCGTACGCCCAAAGCCACGGTCGACGTTCCAGAGCACACCGTCGGTGCCGGCGTCGACGACTGA
- a CDS encoding IS3 family transposase (programmed frameshift), translating into MARKNYPDEFKRDAVALYRDTEGATIAQIAAELGVSEATLSAWCKSAGVPIRHRRGVVVAEPVPGAESPEQELARLRSEVKALRATEARLSTERDILRSAAKYFGRGDELVSRFQFVADHLHAFEVKWLCAVVEVARSSFYAWLAGADGRAARRAADEALAERIRAVHDEDNTYGAPRITAELNDGAPEGQRVNHKRVARVMRGAGIAGYRRRRRVKTTVADPANQKVPDLLKRDFTAAQVNTRYVGDITYLPLATGANLYLATVIDCCSRRVAGWAIADHMRTELVIDALKAAAALRGSLAGAIFHADHGSQYTSRDFANLCRDLGVVQSMGAVGSSADNALAESFNAALKREILQDRNCWPDAAICRREVFRWLARYNTTRRHSYCRHSSPATYERNLTPATLPEAA; encoded by the exons ATGGCAAGGAAAAATTACCCCGATGAGTTCAAGCGTGACGCGGTCGCGCTCTACCGGGACACCGAGGGCGCGACGATCGCCCAGATCGCTGCCGAGCTCGGTGTCAGCGAGGCCACGCTCTCGGCGTGGTGCAAGTCGGCCGGGGTGCCGATTCGGCACCGCCGCGGTGTCGTAGTGGCCGAGCCTGTGCCAGGGGCCGAGAGCCCTGAGCAGGAGCTGGCCCGCCTCCGCAGTGAGGTCAAGGCGTTACGCGCCACCGAGGCGCGGTTGTCCACCGAGCGTGACATCTTGCGGTCGGCGGCCAAATATTTCG GCCGGGGAGACGAACTGGTGAGCCGCTTTCAGTTTGTCGCCGACCACCTGCACGCCTTCGAGGTGAAGTGGCTCTGCGCAGTCGTCGAGGTTGCGCGTTCGTCGTTCTACGCGTGGTTGGCCGGTGCTGACGGACGAGCGGCCCGTCGGGCTGCTGACGAGGCGCTGGCCGAGCGTATCCGCGCCGTCCACGACGAGGACAACACCTACGGGGCGCCGCGGATCACCGCCGAGCTCAACGACGGTGCGCCCGAGGGGCAGCGGGTCAACCACAAGCGGGTGGCTCGGGTGATGCGCGGCGCCGGGATCGCCGGTTATCGACGCCGACGTCGGGTCAAGACGACCGTGGCGGACCCGGCGAACCAGAAGGTCCCCGACCTGCTCAAACGGGATTTCACCGCCGCGCAGGTCAACACCCGTTACGTCGGCGACATCACCTACTTGCCATTGGCGACCGGCGCCAACCTGTACCTGGCCACCGTGATCGACTGCTGTTCACGGCGGGTCGCCGGGTGGGCGATCGCCGATCACATGCGCACCGAACTGGTCATCGATGCGCTCAAAGCCGCTGCTGCACTGCGGGGTTCACTGGCTGGTGCAATATTCCATGCAGATCATGGAAGTCAGTACACCTCACGGGATTTCGCGAATCTCTGCCGCGATCTGGGGGTCGTCCAGTCGATGGGTGCGGTGGGGTCAAGTGCCGATAACGCGTTGGCCGAATCGTTCAACGCCGCCCTCAAGCGCGAGATTCTGCAAGACCGTAACTGCTGGCCGGACGCGGCGATCTGCCGCCGTGAGGTCTTTCGGTGGCTGGCCCGCTACAACACCACACGACGGCACTCCTACTGCCGTCATTCCAGCCCCGCGACCTACGAAAGGAACCTGACACCGGCTACGCTGCCCGAAGCCGCATAA
- a CDS encoding helix-turn-helix domain-containing protein, producing the protein MSNNIFDGLPLLLAVPRAAAILGISRAAAYRLAAAGELPVRRLGGRVYVVTAELEQLIAS; encoded by the coding sequence TTGAGCAATAACATTTTTGACGGCCTGCCGCTCTTACTGGCAGTTCCTCGAGCCGCTGCGATTCTGGGCATCAGCCGCGCGGCAGCGTACCGGCTCGCTGCCGCGGGTGAACTGCCGGTGCGCCGACTTGGCGGCCGCGTATACGTGGTCACCGCAGAGCTAGAACAGTTGATTGCGTCGTAA
- a CDS encoding site-specific integrase — protein MTNTDEAGAKRPRRAEPISKHIARNGAVSYRFQVDVGIRPDGTRDRQRFTFPTLAEARREYRRITTEVAAGAFVRRDSTTVAEYLSRWLDSRRDVRPNTLTGYRHSLKPVIEALGGIGLQHVRTADIDALVTVRLSGTPIRQRDKRGRRAAEVLIFLRERAEGAQYNEILAALGEPGIKSLDRLVASGGVVRIGRGRYVAVEPRDPQRPRVPGSVSPRTVVTMLVVLSSALDDAMREGLVSRNVARMVKRPTVEHHEMRSWTPEQASQFRHHVRDDRLNACWLLTLAGLRRSEILGLRWSDVDFDAGTVSVAQGRVVVEGRGTVTGDPKSKRSRRALPMPVDVLTALRTFRLRQAQERLAIGSQYPDTGLVAVNAAGSPIRPETYSSQFAQHAKDAGVPFIRLHDVRHTAATMLLDSGTTPSATAKWLGHDPAITLRVYGHVYDDALAAAGDALMGRSRITGEQKR, from the coding sequence ATGACGAACACTGACGAGGCGGGCGCCAAGCGGCCCCGTCGCGCTGAGCCAATCAGCAAACATATCGCACGAAACGGCGCGGTCAGCTACAGGTTCCAAGTCGACGTCGGCATCCGCCCCGACGGCACCCGCGACAGGCAGCGGTTCACCTTTCCCACGCTCGCGGAAGCGCGCCGCGAATACCGGAGAATCACCACCGAGGTTGCAGCGGGGGCATTCGTCAGACGCGATTCCACGACTGTCGCGGAGTACCTGAGCCGGTGGCTCGACAGCAGACGCGACGTGCGCCCCAACACCCTCACTGGATACCGGCATTCCTTGAAGCCCGTCATCGAGGCGCTTGGCGGCATCGGTCTCCAGCACGTGCGCACCGCTGACATCGACGCCCTGGTGACTGTGCGGTTGAGCGGCACACCGATCAGACAGCGCGATAAGAGAGGCCGTCGCGCAGCTGAAGTGCTCATTTTCTTAAGGGAACGAGCCGAAGGGGCGCAGTACAACGAGATTTTGGCCGCCCTCGGCGAACCGGGTATCAAGTCCCTCGATCGGCTAGTCGCCTCGGGTGGCGTGGTGCGGATAGGCCGTGGGCGCTACGTCGCCGTCGAACCACGCGACCCACAGCGCCCCCGGGTTCCCGGCAGCGTTAGTCCGCGGACTGTGGTCACCATGCTCGTCGTGCTCTCGTCCGCACTTGATGACGCGATGCGAGAAGGTCTGGTGTCGCGGAATGTGGCGCGTATGGTTAAGCGCCCAACGGTCGAACATCATGAGATGCGAAGCTGGACCCCTGAACAGGCCAGCCAGTTTCGGCATCACGTGCGCGACGACCGTCTGAATGCCTGCTGGTTGTTGACTCTCGCCGGACTTCGCCGCTCGGAAATACTCGGGCTGAGATGGTCTGACGTCGATTTCGATGCCGGCACCGTGTCCGTCGCTCAGGGTCGTGTGGTGGTCGAAGGCAGGGGGACAGTCACCGGCGATCCGAAGTCCAAGCGCTCGCGCCGGGCGCTCCCGATGCCAGTCGACGTCCTCACGGCGCTTCGGACCTTCCGGCTTCGCCAAGCCCAAGAACGCCTCGCAATTGGATCGCAGTATCCCGACACCGGACTCGTTGCCGTCAACGCAGCCGGCTCCCCTATCCGGCCGGAAACATACTCATCCCAGTTCGCTCAGCACGCGAAAGACGCTGGCGTGCCTTTCATTCGACTGCACGATGTGCGACACACCGCCGCCACTATGCTGCTCGACAGCGGCACCACACCGTCTGCGACGGCGAAGTGGCTTGGCCATGATCCGGCGATCACGCTGCGGGTGTATGGGCACGTTTATGACGATGCTCTCGCCGCGGCGGGTGATGCCCTGATGGGGCGGTCGCGCATTACCGGAGAACAGAAACGTTAA
- a CDS encoding peroxiredoxin, whose amino-acid sequence MLSVGSTAPDFTLKDQNKQAVSLTDFRGAKDVVLVFFPLAFTGICQRELDEIRDHIADFVNDETATLTVSVGPSPVHKVWAKERGYSFPVLSDFWPHGAVSQAYGVFNDASGFSNRGTFVVDRSGLIRFAECNEPGEARDQAAWTRALAALRG is encoded by the coding sequence GTGCTCTCCGTCGGCTCGACTGCGCCGGACTTCACGCTGAAGGACCAGAACAAGCAAGCGGTGTCGCTCACGGATTTCCGTGGCGCCAAAGACGTCGTGCTGGTGTTCTTCCCGCTGGCGTTCACCGGCATCTGTCAGCGCGAACTCGACGAGATCCGCGACCACATCGCGGATTTCGTCAACGACGAGACCGCGACCCTGACGGTGTCGGTGGGTCCGTCACCCGTCCACAAGGTGTGGGCGAAGGAGCGGGGGTATTCGTTTCCCGTGCTGTCGGACTTCTGGCCGCACGGCGCGGTCAGCCAGGCCTACGGCGTCTTCAACGACGCGTCCGGCTTCTCCAACCGTGGCACCTTCGTCGTCGACCGCTCCGGACTCATCCGGTTCGCCGAGTGCAACGAACCGGGGGAGGCCCGCGACCAGGCGGCGTGGACGCGGGCGCTGGCGGCGCTCAGAGGCTGA
- a CDS encoding DUF3052 domain-containing protein: protein MVSAGDPPNYARKLGIQKDQVVQELGWDEDTDDDIRADIEDESGGDLLDEDADEVVDVVLLWWRDGDGDLVDTLMDAITPLAEDGVIWVVTPKTGKPGHVQPAEIAESAPTAGLMQTSSANLGDWIASRLVQPKAKAVTKQR from the coding sequence GTGGTGTCGGCGGGTGACCCCCCGAACTACGCCCGCAAGCTGGGCATCCAAAAAGATCAGGTTGTGCAGGAGTTGGGCTGGGACGAGGACACCGACGACGACATCCGGGCCGACATCGAGGACGAGAGCGGCGGTGACCTGCTCGACGAAGATGCCGACGAGGTCGTCGATGTTGTGCTGCTCTGGTGGCGCGACGGCGACGGTGACCTCGTCGACACGTTGATGGACGCCATCACCCCTCTTGCCGAAGACGGAGTCATCTGGGTCGTCACCCCGAAGACCGGCAAGCCAGGCCACGTGCAGCCCGCCGAGATCGCGGAGTCCGCGCCGACGGCGGGGCTGATGCAGACGTCGTCGGCGAATCTCGGTGACTGGATCGCGAGTCGTCTGGTGCAGCCGAAGGCCAAGGCCGTCACGAAGCAGCGGTAG